In a genomic window of Prochlorococcus marinus subsp. marinus str. CCMP1375:
- the recA gene encoding recombinase RecA, with protein MSNEIKSISSSNSSCPPNEARSGERDKALSLVLGQIERNFGKGSIMRLGDASKMRVETISTGALTLDLALGGGYPKGRVVEVYGPESSGKTTLTLHAIAEVQKRGGVAAFVDAEHALDPVYAASLGVDIENLLVSQPDTGEMALEIVDQLIRSSAVDLVVVDSVAALTPRSEIEGEMGDHAVGSQARLMSQAMRKITGNIGKSGCTVIFLNQLRLKIGVTYGNPETTTGGNALKFYASVRLDIRRIQTLKRGTEEYGIRAKVKVAKNKVAPPFRIAEFDILFGKGISTLGCLLDMAEETNIVTRKGAWYSYEGDNIGQGRDNTITWLEENSEAKEKIEKLVRQKLTEGSEVSANSMKPLASAARAANTPPVMKKISNAA; from the coding sequence ATGTCAAACGAAATTAAGTCAATCTCATCTTCCAACTCATCCTGTCCTCCAAATGAAGCACGTTCTGGAGAAAGAGATAAAGCTCTCAGCCTTGTACTAGGTCAAATAGAACGAAACTTTGGCAAAGGCTCCATCATGCGCTTAGGGGATGCTTCCAAAATGCGTGTGGAGACAATCTCTACTGGAGCACTGACTCTTGATCTTGCCTTAGGCGGTGGATATCCCAAAGGTAGGGTCGTAGAAGTCTATGGTCCAGAAAGTTCTGGTAAAACAACGCTGACATTACATGCTATCGCCGAGGTTCAAAAACGGGGTGGAGTAGCCGCTTTTGTTGATGCAGAACATGCTCTAGACCCTGTATATGCAGCATCTCTAGGAGTTGACATTGAAAACCTTTTGGTCTCACAACCCGATACAGGAGAAATGGCGCTAGAGATTGTTGATCAATTAATTCGATCATCAGCTGTTGACCTTGTGGTTGTTGATTCAGTAGCAGCACTCACGCCTCGATCAGAAATTGAAGGGGAAATGGGCGATCATGCAGTAGGTAGCCAAGCGAGATTAATGAGTCAAGCAATGCGAAAAATTACGGGGAATATAGGGAAATCAGGCTGTACTGTGATCTTTCTAAATCAATTACGACTCAAAATTGGAGTTACCTATGGAAACCCTGAAACGACTACAGGTGGGAATGCTCTAAAATTTTATGCCTCTGTGCGACTCGATATCAGGCGAATTCAAACCCTGAAAAGAGGCACAGAGGAATATGGGATACGTGCCAAAGTAAAGGTTGCAAAAAACAAAGTTGCTCCTCCATTTCGAATTGCTGAATTTGATATTTTATTTGGAAAAGGCATTAGCACATTAGGATGTCTACTTGATATGGCAGAAGAAACAAATATTGTCACCCGCAAAGGTGCTTGGTATAGCTATGAAGGAGATAATATAGGTCAAGGGCGAGACAATACAATTACTTGGCTAGAAGAAAATTCAGAAGCAAAAGAGAAAATAGAAAAATTAGTTCGTCAAAAGTTAACCGAAGGTTCAGAAGTGAGCGCTAATTCCATGAAACCTCTGGCATCAGCAGCTCGTGCAGCAAATACACCACCTGTCATGAAAAAAATATCTAATGCTGCATAA
- a CDS encoding DUF2839 domain-containing protein — protein MGEARRRSKNDLGNQNPKNKHQVGKNDSPRIIDWLPLTVKQRNKFLEITVQGGWIGIGLLAVIWIVVRIVGPAAGWWVPADLH, from the coding sequence ATGGGAGAAGCTCGACGTAGATCTAAAAATGATCTAGGCAACCAAAATCCAAAAAACAAACATCAAGTAGGCAAGAATGATTCCCCACGAATTATTGATTGGCTTCCTTTAACAGTGAAACAAAGAAATAAATTTCTTGAGATAACTGTTCAAGGTGGTTGGATAGGTATAGGCCTTTTGGCTGTTATATGGATTGTGGTGCGGATTGTCGGTCCTGCGGCAGGATGGTGGGTTCCCGCCGATTTACATTGA
- a CDS encoding helicase: protein MSRLVSRSLRRRDKSIFQLEISNHEDYWLGVLIPLCLQSFGAVLVVTSSQKNRLFQVEIPRLKEEGLTLPIWEGADPPLDGKVWVLDFVGFVNAFRKNHLSSRQLIIPEGEFFSRRIREAMAIHVSSSHWDCLRRAYPSTSSALINLYERLSRRLFSQAIRPDALVRIDLSDVLRLKDLLGVLPQPPAPWADVLDATNQRWASWAELDYKLLDWTWHLQPLEPLHILHKLFIDNPFVLLSGAFQHELGCLDTLANVKVKLGSPIYQDPIKLFVPYRQPLPNAECFTEHLLEQSRRLILGRQGLTVILLDDLRLLRQLTSELASEFGTRVVYESTAPDSNGVICCTSSWWLASHIHLPSPEQLILALLPISSLETPLTASRVEAFKQQGRDWFRDLLLPECLGLLPRLVLPVRKNQGRIAVLDGRLRSRAWGMKVFDALEPWTPLERLLPD, encoded by the coding sequence TTGAGTAGACTTGTTTCCAGGAGTTTGCGTCGAAGAGATAAATCAATTTTTCAGCTCGAAATAAGTAATCATGAGGATTATTGGTTAGGTGTTCTTATTCCCCTTTGCTTGCAAAGCTTTGGAGCTGTATTGGTTGTTACATCAAGTCAAAAAAATCGATTGTTTCAAGTGGAAATTCCTAGGCTAAAAGAGGAGGGATTAACTCTCCCTATATGGGAAGGAGCTGACCCACCTTTAGATGGGAAGGTTTGGGTTCTAGATTTTGTCGGTTTTGTTAATGCGTTTCGTAAAAACCATCTTTCTTCAAGACAATTAATTATTCCAGAAGGAGAGTTTTTTAGCAGGAGAATCCGAGAGGCAATGGCTATACATGTTTCTTCTTCTCATTGGGATTGTTTAAGAAGAGCCTATCCCTCTACATCATCTGCATTAATTAATTTATATGAGCGTTTAAGTCGTAGATTATTTTCACAGGCTATTCGCCCTGATGCATTAGTAAGGATTGATTTAAGCGATGTTTTGAGATTAAAAGATTTATTAGGAGTGCTCCCCCAGCCCCCAGCACCATGGGCAGATGTACTGGATGCCACAAATCAACGATGGGCTAGTTGGGCTGAACTTGATTACAAGCTTCTCGATTGGACATGGCACTTACAACCTTTAGAACCATTGCACATTCTTCATAAACTTTTTATTGATAATCCTTTTGTTCTGTTAAGCGGCGCATTTCAACATGAATTGGGATGTCTCGATACACTTGCAAACGTTAAGGTCAAATTAGGTAGTCCAATTTATCAAGATCCCATTAAACTATTTGTTCCTTATCGACAACCTTTGCCTAATGCAGAATGCTTTACAGAACATTTGTTGGAGCAATCTAGACGTTTGATATTGGGACGCCAAGGTCTCACAGTTATTCTTCTTGATGATCTTCGATTGCTGAGACAATTAACCTCTGAACTTGCTTCTGAGTTTGGGACAAGAGTGGTTTATGAATCTACGGCTCCTGATTCTAATGGAGTGATCTGTTGTACTTCTTCTTGGTGGCTTGCCTCACATATTCATCTCCCTTCTCCAGAACAATTAATACTAGCTTTACTCCCAATTAGTAGCTTGGAAACTCCCTTGACTGCTTCTAGGGTTGAAGCCTTTAAACAGCAAGGACGTGATTGGTTTCGAGACTTGCTTTTACCAGAGTGTTTAGGACTTTTGCCACGATTGGTTTTACCTGTTAGGAAAAATCAAGGACGAATTGCTGTCTTAGATGGACGGTTGCGTTCACGAGCTTGGGGAATGAAGGTTTTTGATGCTCTTGAACCTTGGACTCCGTTAGAACGTCTTTTGCCTGATTAA
- a CDS encoding prephenate/arogenate dehydrogenase — MVLHRIGIVGLGLIGGSLGLDLQKLGYEVYGVVRRKQTLKKAQSRGLAQLISTEFKILKDCSMVIMALPLSQLIHPPEELIHALPENAVITDVGSVKVPVINSWQKLHPRFVGSHPMAGTIETGVDAGKFGLFNNRPWIATPNQATDLKALEIVHQLAIDLGSNWITTDPKMHDQAVALISHLPVFISAALIQTVGNEKNAKLLKLAQAIASSGFEDTTRIGGGNPYLGVAMAENNTSAILDAMTSYRSSIEALEAIIRSKDWSGLQQELEATQSTRPNFINSKKLST, encoded by the coding sequence ATGGTATTACATCGCATTGGCATAGTTGGACTTGGTCTCATTGGAGGGTCTCTAGGACTAGATCTTCAAAAATTAGGATATGAAGTCTATGGGGTAGTGCGTCGAAAGCAAACGTTAAAAAAGGCTCAATCACGAGGGTTAGCCCAACTTATAAGTACGGAATTTAAAATACTTAAAGATTGTTCAATGGTAATCATGGCATTGCCATTATCTCAACTTATTCATCCACCAGAAGAATTAATTCATGCACTACCTGAAAATGCTGTAATTACAGATGTAGGCTCTGTAAAAGTTCCTGTTATCAATTCATGGCAAAAATTACACCCTAGATTTGTAGGAAGTCATCCTATGGCCGGAACAATAGAAACTGGAGTAGATGCTGGCAAATTTGGATTATTTAATAATCGCCCTTGGATAGCTACCCCTAACCAGGCAACTGATCTTAAGGCTCTTGAAATAGTACATCAATTAGCTATAGATCTTGGAAGCAACTGGATTACAACAGATCCCAAAATGCATGATCAGGCAGTAGCTCTGATCTCACATTTACCAGTATTTATAAGTGCTGCATTAATACAAACAGTGGGCAATGAGAAAAATGCTAAATTGCTAAAACTAGCCCAAGCAATTGCTTCTAGTGGTTTTGAAGATACCACAAGAATAGGAGGGGGTAATCCTTATCTTGGAGTCGCAATGGCAGAAAATAATACATCAGCCATATTAGATGCTATGACATCTTATAGATCATCAATAGAAGCTCTAGAAGCAATTATCAGATCAAAAGACTGGTCAGGATTACAACAAGAACTAGAAGCAACTCAAAGCACTAGGCCTAATTTTATTAACAGCAAGAAATTATCGACTTAA
- the crtD gene encoding C-3',4' desaturase CrtD: MLEQSVIVIGGGIAGLTAGALLAHEGINVTLLEAHNQVGGCAGTFRRGPYIFDVGATQVAGFERGGIHERIFRHLQWPLPSADVLDPACVVHLGDGKRPIHLWHDPSKWQEERKDQFPGSELFWYLCSQLHQSNWSFACNDPILPIQNYWDLKQFVKATRPMNVLSGFFSRSSVTDLLWLCACNQDKRLKAFLDLQLKLYSQELSDETAALYGATVLQMAQAPLGLYHLHGSMQKLSDHLLACFLRDGGNLLLGHKVVEIVKKNENSGWKLKVINKQLSLNFQASDLIFTLPPQSLLDLVVGLPLKYRHRLENLSQPSGAIVFYGAIKRCHLPLNIAGHIQVMSDKQGSLFISISQEGDGRAPVGEATVIASAFTDVSPWMSCNEVEYRIQKKLALTNITEVLNTELNIEHENWQHKELATPKSFAKWTGRPQGIVGGLGQKPTIFGPFGLSSRTPMNGLWLCGDSIYPGEGTAGVSQSSVMACKQFMSEKGLELNLSR, encoded by the coding sequence ATGCTTGAGCAATCAGTAATTGTAATTGGTGGTGGGATAGCTGGTTTAACCGCAGGAGCCTTATTGGCTCATGAAGGGATCAATGTAACTTTGCTTGAGGCACATAATCAAGTAGGTGGGTGTGCAGGTACATTTCGACGAGGACCTTATATTTTTGATGTTGGAGCAACACAAGTTGCTGGCTTTGAAAGAGGCGGTATTCATGAGCGAATTTTCAGACATCTTCAATGGCCTTTACCTAGCGCAGATGTCCTAGACCCTGCTTGTGTAGTCCACCTTGGGGATGGGAAGAGACCAATACATCTCTGGCACGATCCTTCCAAATGGCAAGAAGAAAGAAAGGATCAATTCCCTGGGAGTGAGCTTTTTTGGTATTTATGTAGTCAATTACATCAAAGCAATTGGTCCTTTGCTTGCAATGATCCGATTCTGCCTATTCAAAATTACTGGGATTTAAAGCAGTTTGTTAAAGCAACGAGGCCGATGAATGTATTGTCTGGATTCTTCAGCCGGTCATCTGTCACTGACCTCCTTTGGCTTTGTGCATGTAATCAAGATAAACGATTGAAAGCATTTTTAGACTTGCAACTAAAACTTTATTCTCAAGAGCTAAGTGATGAAACAGCTGCTTTATATGGAGCAACTGTTCTTCAAATGGCGCAGGCTCCACTTGGGTTATATCACCTTCATGGGTCTATGCAAAAACTTAGCGATCATTTACTTGCTTGTTTTTTACGAGATGGTGGAAATTTATTATTAGGTCATAAAGTTGTAGAAATAGTAAAAAAAAATGAGAACAGTGGATGGAAGTTAAAAGTAATCAACAAACAATTGTCGTTAAACTTTCAAGCATCAGATTTGATATTTACCCTTCCCCCACAGAGTCTATTAGACTTAGTTGTTGGATTGCCTCTAAAATATCGCCATAGATTAGAGAATCTATCACAACCCTCTGGAGCTATTGTTTTTTATGGCGCAATTAAACGGTGTCATCTTCCTTTAAACATTGCAGGGCATATTCAAGTAATGTCTGATAAACAAGGTTCATTATTTATTTCTATTAGTCAAGAAGGGGATGGCCGTGCTCCTGTTGGTGAAGCAACTGTCATTGCAAGTGCTTTTACAGATGTTTCACCTTGGATGTCTTGCAATGAAGTTGAATATCGAATACAAAAAAAATTGGCTCTAACAAACATTACGGAAGTTTTAAATACAGAGTTAAATATTGAACATGAGAATTGGCAGCATAAAGAATTAGCAACTCCAAAAAGTTTTGCAAAATGGACAGGTCGTCCTCAAGGTATTGTTGGTGGTTTAGGGCAGAAGCCAACAATTTTTGGACCTTTTGGATTATCTAGTAGAACTCCTATGAATGGTTTATGGTTATGTGGTGATTCTATTTACCCTGGTGAAGGTACAGCGGGAGTAAGTCAGTCTTCTGTTATGGCTTGTAAGCAATTCATGTCTGAAAAGGGGCTAGAATTAAATTTAAGTCGATAA
- a CDS encoding fructosamine kinase family protein, whose translation MDFALREEVVSTKGPLSGEKIIEATAVTGGCIHDAWKIKLSTGEKFFAKTCPVENIGMLKYEEIGLASLNEKIDPNFLIIPKPIITQKLETAAILLMSWIDINRGNERKLGEGLALMHKHSAEHSQKSFGWQEDGFIGRSTQVGGWRKSWGECFVTLRLAPQLAMAEEWGLCIQKDKLFSKLIEYLDKHDPQPSIVHGDLWKGNTGIHRDGKGIIFDPAIWWADREVDIAMTKLFGGFSIDFYNGYNETYPLAKSHEERSDIYNLYHLLNHANLFGGNYQQSSISTLDKITILLSK comes from the coding sequence ATGGACTTCGCTCTTAGAGAAGAAGTAGTCAGCACTAAAGGACCTCTTTCAGGAGAAAAAATCATTGAGGCGACCGCCGTAACTGGAGGTTGTATTCATGATGCATGGAAAATTAAATTAAGCACAGGAGAAAAGTTTTTTGCGAAAACATGTCCTGTAGAAAATATTGGAATGTTGAAATATGAAGAGATAGGGCTTGCTTCATTAAATGAAAAGATAGATCCAAATTTTTTAATAATACCCAAACCAATTATCACTCAAAAACTAGAAACAGCAGCAATATTATTAATGTCTTGGATCGACATAAATAGAGGCAATGAAAGAAAGTTAGGTGAAGGTTTAGCTCTAATGCACAAGCACTCTGCAGAGCACAGTCAAAAGAGTTTTGGTTGGCAAGAAGATGGATTTATTGGTCGCAGCACACAAGTTGGAGGATGGCGAAAAAGCTGGGGGGAGTGCTTTGTCACACTTCGATTAGCCCCTCAATTGGCTATGGCCGAAGAATGGGGCTTATGTATTCAAAAAGACAAGCTTTTTTCTAAACTTATTGAATATCTTGACAAACATGATCCCCAGCCCTCGATAGTTCATGGAGACTTGTGGAAAGGAAATACTGGAATTCATAGAGATGGAAAAGGTATAATATTTGATCCTGCAATTTGGTGGGCAGATAGAGAAGTCGATATTGCAATGACAAAATTATTCGGAGGATTCTCTATTGATTTTTATAACGGATACAACGAGACATACCCATTAGCTAAAAGTCATGAAGAAAGATCTGACATATATAACCTGTATCACTTATTAAACCATGCAAACTTATTTGGAGGAAATTATCAACAAAGCTCTATATCTACTCTTGATAAAATTACGATACTCTTAAGCAAGTAA
- a CDS encoding CAAD domain-containing protein encodes MSDVSPESNQDSKTETTPSGPSISDRANDFMGQANEILGKVDWSQMGKYGKAAGIIAVVILAQIVIKVVVDTVNFFPILPGLLELLGLVVVGQWSWQNLTTSEKRAAVVEKVQNLRKEYID; translated from the coding sequence ATGAGTGATGTCAGTCCTGAGTCAAATCAAGACTCGAAAACTGAGACGACCCCCTCTGGTCCAAGTATCTCAGATCGTGCTAATGATTTCATGGGTCAAGCCAATGAAATCCTTGGGAAAGTTGATTGGTCTCAAATGGGTAAATATGGTAAAGCTGCAGGGATCATTGCAGTTGTAATCCTTGCCCAAATTGTAATCAAGGTAGTTGTTGACACTGTTAACTTCTTCCCAATTTTGCCAGGCTTGCTAGAACTTTTAGGCCTTGTAGTTGTTGGACAATGGAGTTGGCAAAATCTTACTACAAGTGAAAAGCGAGCTGCAGTTGTAGAAAAAGTTCAAAATCTTAGGAAGGAATACATAGATTAA
- a CDS encoding M67 family metallopeptidase, with translation MNNPSHVELHKDSERILSSSLLTVKPEEGCALLLGKSIKAENLEGRNIFQIELVWPCCNIWSNSINADSERCYELNKTTLFKEGSRENRFLIDPIEQLLAQKWGRSKNLTVLGAAHSHPMGSTFPSQMDLSMNFSPNLMIIVNGNQKMRAWWLKSSYMIDSLEIPVVRKSGNHVF, from the coding sequence ATGAATAATCCAAGTCATGTTGAATTACATAAGGATTCTGAAAGGATTCTTAGTTCGAGCCTCTTAACGGTAAAGCCAGAAGAAGGATGCGCTTTACTACTAGGAAAATCAATTAAAGCAGAAAATCTCGAAGGACGTAATATTTTCCAAATTGAATTAGTTTGGCCATGTTGCAATATTTGGAGTAATTCAATAAATGCAGACAGTGAAAGATGTTATGAACTTAATAAAACTACTCTTTTCAAAGAAGGGTCAAGAGAAAATAGATTTCTAATAGATCCAATTGAACAACTTCTTGCGCAAAAATGGGGTCGATCAAAAAATTTAACAGTATTAGGGGCAGCTCACTCCCATCCAATGGGATCGACTTTTCCTTCACAGATGGATCTATCTATGAATTTTTCACCTAATTTAATGATTATCGTTAATGGCAACCAGAAAATGCGTGCATGGTGGCTTAAAAGTTCATATATGATTGATTCTCTAGAAATTCCAGTAGTTCGCAAAAGTGGAAATCATGTCTTTTAA
- the moeB gene encoding molybdopterin-synthase adenylyltransferase MoeB produces MNLFNANHLELSSDELERYSRHLLLPEIGENGQRRLKNSSVICIGCGGLGSPLLLYLAAAGIGHIGIVDSDLVEKSNLQRQVIHETNSIGNTKIESAKKSILALNPNINVEVFNTLLTTENALEILQPFDVICDCTDNFESRYLINDASEILGKPNIYGAIAKFEGHSTVFNLREGSPTFRDLIPEPPDPELMPSCSEAGVMGILPGLVGIIQASETIKIITEIGDTLDGRLLVIDALTMKFKELSLRRDKLRKPIIELIDYQEFCSSNKAIKNSIPSISVFDLKELLEYDEPKVLLIDVRTTREHNIQSINQSISIPLERIKSEEYINKIKDLSCGKKLFIHCSTGKRSIQAAMILKDYGIEATNILGGIEAWSQANF; encoded by the coding sequence ATGAATTTATTTAATGCAAATCATCTGGAATTATCCTCAGATGAACTAGAAAGATATTCTAGACATCTTTTATTACCAGAAATTGGAGAAAATGGTCAAAGAAGGCTCAAAAATAGTTCTGTAATTTGTATAGGGTGTGGGGGACTAGGTTCACCTCTTCTTTTATATCTTGCAGCTGCAGGTATTGGTCATATTGGTATTGTAGATTCAGACTTAGTGGAAAAATCAAATCTTCAAAGGCAAGTCATTCATGAAACAAATTCAATTGGGAATACAAAAATAGAATCTGCTAAGAAAAGTATTTTAGCTCTAAACCCGAATATTAACGTGGAGGTATTTAATACATTACTTACAACCGAAAATGCTTTAGAAATACTTCAGCCTTTTGATGTTATTTGTGATTGTACAGATAATTTCGAAAGCAGATATCTCATAAATGATGCTAGTGAAATTCTAGGGAAGCCAAATATTTATGGAGCAATTGCAAAATTCGAAGGCCATTCAACTGTATTCAATCTTAGAGAAGGTAGTCCTACATTTAGAGATTTAATTCCTGAACCTCCTGATCCAGAACTTATGCCATCGTGCTCTGAAGCAGGAGTAATGGGTATATTGCCAGGTCTTGTAGGAATAATCCAAGCTTCAGAAACAATAAAAATTATTACTGAAATAGGGGATACTTTAGATGGAAGACTTCTTGTAATTGATGCACTTACAATGAAATTTAAAGAGTTAAGTCTAAGAAGAGATAAGCTTAGAAAGCCAATTATTGAATTAATTGATTATCAAGAGTTTTGCTCTTCTAACAAAGCTATAAAGAATTCTATACCTAGTATTTCTGTCTTTGATCTAAAAGAGTTACTAGAATATGATGAACCCAAAGTATTACTTATCGATGTCAGAACCACTAGAGAACATAACATCCAGTCCATAAATCAATCTATATCAATTCCGCTTGAGAGAATTAAAAGTGAAGAGTATATAAATAAGATCAAAGATCTATCTTGCGGGAAAAAACTTTTTATTCACTGTTCAACAGGCAAGAGATCAATCCAAGCAGCTATGATATTAAAAGACTATGGAATAGAAGCAACCAATATATTAGGTGGAATTGAAGCTTGGTCTCAAGCTAATTTCTAA
- a CDS encoding cob(I)yrinic acid a,c-diamide adenosyltransferase: MESNQDSNTSVRNDKSSVIGRKKSIGIVTAADSKERSHGQLHVYDGEGKGKSQAALGVVLRTIGLGICEERRTRVLLLRFLKGPGRSYDEDAAIEALQQGFPHLIDQVRTGRADFFTAEEATRFDQTEAKRGWDIAKGAIASALYSVVVLDELNPVLDLGLLAIEEVVKTIASRPAGMEIIVTGRAAPRPLIQIAELHSEMRAHRRPHGDNVYAIANGSPGGIEIYTGEGKGKSTSALGKALQAIGKGISQDKSHRVLILQWLKGGNGYTEDAAIAALRESYPHLVDHLRSARDAIVWRGQQQPIDYVEAERAWEIARAAISSGLYKTVILDELNPTVDLELLPVEPIVETLLRKPAETEVIITGRCKNHPPYFDLASVHSEMVCHKHYAEKGIDLKRGVDY; this comes from the coding sequence ATGGAGTCAAATCAAGATTCAAATACTTCAGTAAGAAACGACAAGTCTTCAGTCATTGGTAGAAAAAAATCTATTGGAATAGTTACTGCTGCTGATAGTAAAGAGCGTAGCCATGGTCAATTGCATGTTTATGACGGAGAAGGCAAGGGAAAAAGTCAAGCTGCACTTGGAGTTGTTTTAAGGACTATTGGTTTAGGAATTTGCGAGGAGCGAAGGACTAGAGTTTTACTGCTTAGGTTTCTAAAGGGTCCTGGTAGGTCCTATGACGAGGATGCAGCAATAGAAGCATTGCAACAGGGGTTCCCACATTTAATTGACCAAGTCAGGACTGGTAGGGCGGACTTTTTTACTGCTGAGGAAGCTACGAGATTTGATCAAACAGAGGCAAAGCGAGGATGGGATATTGCTAAAGGAGCAATTGCAAGTGCGCTTTATTCGGTAGTCGTACTGGACGAGCTCAACCCTGTTCTAGACCTTGGTTTATTGGCTATAGAAGAAGTTGTTAAGACAATTGCTTCTAGGCCTGCAGGAATGGAGATTATTGTCACTGGTAGGGCTGCTCCGCGACCGCTTATTCAAATTGCGGAATTGCATTCTGAAATGCGTGCTCACCGTAGACCTCATGGGGATAATGTTTATGCGATTGCTAACGGATCACCGGGTGGAATTGAGATATATACCGGCGAGGGGAAAGGAAAATCTACCAGCGCTTTAGGCAAGGCTTTGCAAGCTATAGGGAAAGGAATTAGTCAAGACAAAAGTCATCGGGTTTTGATTTTGCAATGGCTTAAAGGTGGGAATGGATACACGGAGGATGCAGCGATTGCTGCACTTAGAGAAAGTTATCCTCATTTAGTTGACCATTTACGTTCTGCCAGGGATGCGATTGTTTGGCGAGGACAGCAACAACCTATTGATTATGTTGAAGCTGAACGCGCTTGGGAAATTGCGAGAGCAGCAATTAGCAGCGGTTTATATAAGACTGTTATCCTTGATGAACTCAACCCTACTGTTGATTTGGAACTTCTTCCTGTAGAACCAATTGTTGAAACCTTGCTTCGAAAACCTGCAGAAACGGAAGTAATTATTACTGGGCGTTGTAAAAATCACCCTCCTTACTTTGACTTGGCAAGTGTACATTCAGAAATGGTTTGCCACAAACATTATGCTGAGAAAGGTATTGATTTAAAAAGAGGAGTTGATTATTAA
- the larE gene encoding ATP-dependent sacrificial sulfur transferase LarE: MLKLQDQLAKSNVKQLDLLRDFIKDLKKVCIAYSGGVDSSLIAAIGKEQLDNNAIAVTGVSASLAPHLLEEARLQARWIGIEHQECKTNELQDPNYKANPIDRCFACKKELHNNLGIIAKKFSNAQVVDGVNADDIKDYRPGIEAAHLAGVKSPLAELQINKASIREISKALGLPWWDKPAQPCLASRFHYGDPINLERLKQVAKAEKWLIDKGFPKVRVRVQGLVARIEVPTNRISDLLSHSNRTELIDYFLSIGFSAISVDLEGLISGKLNRENNLSDTPKIS, encoded by the coding sequence ATGCTAAAGCTACAAGATCAACTTGCAAAATCAAATGTTAAACAGCTTGATCTGTTAAGAGATTTCATTAAAGACCTTAAAAAAGTTTGCATTGCATATTCAGGAGGTGTAGATAGCTCTCTTATAGCTGCAATTGGGAAAGAACAATTAGATAACAATGCTATTGCTGTTACTGGTGTATCTGCATCACTAGCTCCTCATCTTCTTGAAGAAGCCCGTTTGCAAGCAAGATGGATAGGGATAGAGCATCAGGAATGTAAAACTAATGAACTACAAGATCCCAATTACAAAGCAAATCCAATTGACAGATGTTTTGCCTGTAAAAAGGAACTCCATAATAATCTTGGAATAATTGCAAAGAAATTTTCAAATGCTCAAGTAGTAGATGGAGTTAATGCAGATGATATAAAAGATTATCGTCCAGGCATTGAAGCAGCACATTTAGCAGGAGTTAAATCTCCACTAGCAGAACTACAAATTAACAAAGCTTCTATACGTGAGATTTCAAAAGCACTTGGTTTACCCTGGTGGGATAAACCCGCTCAACCTTGTTTAGCTTCACGATTCCACTATGGAGATCCCATAAATTTGGAACGTCTCAAACAAGTAGCCAAAGCCGAGAAATGGTTAATTGACAAGGGGTTTCCTAAAGTAAGGGTAAGAGTGCAAGGTTTAGTTGCAAGAATTGAAGTGCCCACAAATCGAATCAGCGATTTATTAAGCCACTCAAATCGAACAGAGCTTATAGATTATTTCTTATCTATTGGATTTTCTGCAATTAGTGTTGACCTGGAAGGGTTA